A genomic window from Agrobacterium tumefaciens includes:
- a CDS encoding NAD-dependent succinate-semialdehyde dehydrogenase has translation MEAIASAALKNLHRPELIEHRAFLDGQWVARKETLGVVDPASGDHLLDVSSCSLNDVDAAVEAAGRAFLRWRDMLPVERGDILRAWGRLMRDNARDLAVIISAEQGKPLAESLGEISYAAAFLDWFASEGERSYGETIPSHLKGGNLSVRMQPIGVTVAITPWNFPSAMIARKAGAALAAGCTMIVKPAPETPLSALALAKLAQEAGMPAGVLQVLPGEAAPLARRLLEHTEVRAFSFTGSTEVGRLLLTQSAATIKKASLELGGHAPFIVFADADLPQTVKGCLAAKFATSGQDCLAANRIYIQRGLYDRFIERFADATSRLTVGHGLEPGIDIGPMTRPSVAEKCRQQVAQALSSGARLVCGGQDSPLGGNFVTPTVLADVTDDMLIAREETFGPVAAILPFDDEREVVRRANATEMGLAAYVYTNDLGRAMRLTDQLEYGMVAVNTPKFTGAPIPFGGWKQSGLGREGSRHGLMEYLEPKYVCFGNLAA, from the coding sequence ATGGAAGCTATCGCCAGCGCAGCGCTTAAAAACCTTCACCGACCGGAGCTGATCGAGCATCGTGCCTTTCTGGACGGGCAATGGGTGGCGCGTAAGGAGACGCTGGGCGTTGTCGATCCGGCAAGCGGAGATCATCTGCTCGATGTCTCTTCCTGCTCCCTGAACGACGTGGACGCCGCAGTCGAGGCCGCCGGCAGAGCATTTCTCCGGTGGCGGGACATGCTGCCCGTCGAACGTGGCGATATCCTGCGGGCATGGGGCCGGCTGATGCGTGACAATGCCCGCGACCTCGCTGTTATCATCAGCGCCGAACAGGGAAAGCCGCTTGCGGAATCGCTCGGCGAAATTTCCTATGCCGCCGCCTTTCTCGACTGGTTTGCGAGCGAGGGCGAGAGATCCTATGGCGAGACAATTCCAAGCCACCTAAAAGGCGGCAATCTTTCCGTCCGGATGCAGCCGATCGGCGTCACGGTGGCCATCACCCCATGGAATTTCCCCTCAGCCATGATCGCCCGCAAGGCCGGCGCGGCCCTGGCTGCCGGCTGCACGATGATCGTCAAACCGGCCCCGGAAACACCGCTTTCGGCACTGGCACTGGCAAAACTGGCGCAGGAGGCGGGCATGCCGGCCGGCGTGTTGCAGGTTCTGCCGGGTGAAGCCGCACCGCTTGCGCGCCGCCTGCTGGAACATACCGAGGTGCGGGCATTTTCCTTCACCGGTTCGACCGAGGTGGGACGGCTCCTCCTCACGCAATCGGCGGCGACCATCAAAAAAGCCTCGCTGGAGCTTGGCGGCCACGCCCCCTTCATCGTCTTCGCCGATGCGGACCTGCCCCAGACCGTGAAGGGCTGCCTCGCCGCCAAATTCGCCACATCGGGACAGGACTGCCTTGCGGCAAACCGCATCTATATTCAACGCGGGCTTTATGACCGCTTCATTGAGCGATTTGCCGATGCGACCTCAAGACTGACCGTCGGCCATGGCCTTGAACCCGGTATCGACATCGGGCCGATGACACGACCGTCCGTCGCCGAAAAGTGCCGTCAGCAGGTTGCGCAGGCGCTCTCTTCCGGCGCGCGCCTCGTCTGCGGCGGGCAGGATAGCCCGCTCGGTGGCAATTTCGTCACACCTACCGTGCTGGCCGATGTGACCGACGACATGCTGATCGCGCGCGAAGAAACCTTCGGCCCGGTCGCCGCCATCCTGCCCTTCGATGACGAGCGGGAGGTGGTCCGCCGCGCCAATGCCACGGAGATGGGGCTTGCGGCCTATGTCTACACCAACGACCTCGGCCGGGCGATGCGCCTGACGGACCAGCTGGAATACGGCATGGTTGCCGTCAACACGCCGAAATTCACCGGCGCGCCCATTCCATTCGGCGGCTGGAAACAATCCGGCCTTGGCCGCGAAGGCTCGCGTCATGGACTCATGGAATATCTCGAACCCAAATATGTCTGCTTCGGCAACCTGGCTGCCTGA
- a CDS encoding histidine ammonia-lyase yields the protein MAEDIVLDLPLRAADIAAIAGGAKLVLSAGARERISRSRELVDAIVDRGIRGYGINTGVGALCEVIIDREQQSRLSHNILFSHACGVGTPLPENQARAVMAAQINNFAHGYSGIRLEVVETLVALLNAGVIPVIPSRGSLGYITHAAAIGLVVIGHGAATFQSRQVSGAEALEIAGLSPLTLGAKEGLSLVNGSPCTTGLTCVALDRAMRLLDWADAAAAFTYGVLGRQQNTFADEPMRLRKSPGLWETARHLREGLTGTVRNGADVRTQDPMSIRAVPQIHGAIRDSLATIAETAERELASVTDNPLVKGSPEEPVVYSQAHALSTTLAFAMDQLAIVTTQLGIISERRTDRLVNPLVSGLPAFLSGESGVGSGFMIAQYTAVSLCGENRRLSAPASIDGGITSALQEDVLPHSTPAAEKALRVLDNLETVIAIELLCAAQAYDLSPDVHRGAPLTRLYNRIRDTVPHYADDRPLNTDFARIASLVRTTKAGLFQSAV from the coding sequence ATGGCTGAAGATATCGTTCTGGATCTTCCCTTGAGGGCCGCCGATATCGCAGCCATTGCGGGCGGGGCAAAGCTCGTCCTGTCAGCCGGTGCTCGTGAACGGATCAGCCGGTCTCGAGAACTCGTTGATGCAATTGTGGATCGTGGCATTCGGGGTTATGGCATCAACACCGGTGTCGGCGCGCTTTGCGAGGTCATTATTGATCGCGAACAACAAAGCCGTCTTTCGCACAACATCCTGTTCAGCCATGCCTGCGGTGTGGGAACGCCCTTGCCTGAAAACCAGGCGCGCGCCGTCATGGCTGCTCAGATCAACAATTTCGCTCACGGCTATTCCGGCATTCGGCTTGAGGTCGTCGAGACGCTTGTTGCGCTTCTCAATGCGGGCGTCATTCCGGTCATACCGTCGCGGGGGTCTCTCGGCTACATCACCCATGCAGCGGCAATAGGGCTTGTTGTCATCGGGCATGGAGCAGCCACCTTCCAGTCACGGCAGGTTTCGGGAGCGGAGGCGCTCGAAATTGCGGGATTGAGCCCTTTGACGCTTGGCGCAAAAGAAGGATTGAGTCTCGTAAACGGCAGCCCCTGCACGACGGGGCTGACATGCGTCGCTCTCGACAGGGCGATGCGTCTTCTTGATTGGGCCGATGCCGCCGCGGCCTTCACCTATGGCGTTCTCGGCCGCCAGCAGAATACGTTTGCCGACGAACCCATGCGATTGCGAAAGTCGCCCGGTTTGTGGGAAACCGCACGACACCTCCGCGAAGGGCTAACCGGGACGGTGCGCAACGGCGCGGATGTGCGAACGCAGGACCCGATGAGCATCAGGGCGGTTCCACAGATTCATGGCGCAATCCGGGATAGCCTTGCCACAATCGCGGAAACGGCAGAACGGGAGCTTGCAAGCGTAACAGACAATCCGCTTGTGAAGGGCAGTCCCGAGGAACCGGTTGTCTATTCTCAAGCGCATGCGCTTTCAACGACGCTGGCCTTTGCTATGGATCAGCTTGCAATCGTCACAACGCAGCTCGGGATTATTTCGGAGCGTCGAACGGACCGGCTGGTCAACCCTCTCGTCAGCGGCCTCCCCGCTTTCCTTTCCGGCGAAAGTGGCGTTGGCTCCGGGTTCATGATTGCTCAATATACGGCAGTCTCGCTTTGCGGAGAGAACCGCAGACTTTCTGCGCCCGCAAGCATTGATGGAGGAATTACGTCAGCCCTTCAGGAAGACGTCCTTCCACATTCCACACCGGCGGCTGAAAAGGCCTTGCGCGTTCTCGACAATCTCGAAACCGTCATCGCAATCGAGCTTCTTTGCGCTGCTCAGGCCTATGACCTCTCACCGGACGTTCATCGCGGGGCCCCTCTGACGAGGCTCTACAATCGCATACGCGATACCGTCCCCCATTATGCCGACGATCGTCCCCTGAACACCGATTTCGCCCGCATCGCATCCCTGGTGCGCACAACGAAAGCAGGCCTGTTCCAAAGCGCCGTATGA
- a CDS encoding Lrp/AsnC family transcriptional regulator produces MTQIDRADRALLDAVQKNNRLTSEELAKIVNLSPTACQRRLKRLRDEGVIEADVAIVSPKAVGRGITMIVLVSLERERADIVDRFKAAIRATREVMIGYYVTGDADFILVITAKDMEDYEAFTRRFFYENHDIKGFKTMVVMDRVKAGFAFPIDP; encoded by the coding sequence ATGACCCAGATTGACCGAGCCGACCGGGCGCTGCTTGACGCCGTGCAGAAGAACAATCGCCTGACATCGGAAGAACTGGCCAAAATCGTCAACCTGTCGCCAACCGCGTGCCAGCGTCGGTTGAAGCGCCTGCGTGATGAGGGGGTGATCGAAGCCGATGTGGCAATCGTTTCGCCCAAGGCTGTCGGGCGCGGCATCACCATGATCGTTCTTGTCTCGCTGGAGCGAGAAAGGGCCGATATTGTCGACCGTTTCAAGGCCGCCATTCGCGCTACGCGGGAGGTAATGATCGGTTATTACGTGACGGGTGACGCCGATTTCATTCTGGTTATCACGGCCAAGGACATGGAGGACTACGAGGCCTTCACCCGCCGGTTCTTTTACGAGAACCACGATATCAAGGGGTTCAAGACGATGGTCGTCATGGACCGCGTCAAGGCCGGCTTCGCCTTCCCGATAGACCCTTGA
- a CDS encoding aspartate aminotransferase family protein — MTIDIKNIAEMDRNAVLHPFTQLKDFASGKLGEPTIVETGKGIRIQDAYGKQLIDGFAGLYCVNVGYGRTEVAEAISRQAYRLAYYHSYAAHTTDELAILSDRLVKMAPGKMSKVFYGMSGSDANETQAKLVWYYNNLRGKPQKKKIISRERGYHGCSVVSGSMTGMSFYHDHMDLPRAGVLHTGVPHHYWGAEAGETELEFSKRRADELEALILREGPDTIGAFIAEPVLGTGGITPPPEGYWPAIQDVLKKYDVLLIADEVITGFGRTGSMFGSQHYGIEPDLITVAKGLTSAYFPLSGAIVGEKVYEVMEEGADRVGAFSHGYTYSGHPIGAAAANAVLDIVEKEDLPGNARAVGSYFQEQLKAKFAQLPIVGEVRGVGLMGAIEFVADREKKTRFAPGLTVGARVSKAARNGGLIARAMPHGDILGFAPPLVTTKAEVDEIIAIAEAAVRSVMDDLVRAGEKI, encoded by the coding sequence ATGACCATCGACATCAAAAACATCGCGGAAATGGATCGAAATGCGGTTCTGCATCCCTTCACGCAGCTGAAGGATTTCGCCAGCGGCAAGCTCGGTGAACCCACCATCGTCGAAACCGGCAAGGGCATCCGTATTCAGGACGCATATGGCAAGCAGCTGATCGATGGCTTCGCCGGTCTTTATTGCGTCAATGTCGGTTATGGCCGCACCGAGGTGGCGGAGGCCATCTCCCGTCAGGCCTATCGGCTTGCCTACTACCATTCTTACGCCGCCCACACGACGGACGAACTGGCGATCCTTTCCGACCGGCTGGTGAAGATGGCGCCCGGCAAGATGAGCAAGGTCTTTTACGGCATGTCGGGTTCGGACGCCAACGAGACCCAGGCAAAGCTCGTCTGGTATTACAACAATCTGCGCGGCAAGCCGCAGAAGAAAAAAATCATCTCCCGCGAAAGGGGATATCACGGCTGCAGCGTGGTTTCCGGCTCCATGACCGGCATGAGTTTTTATCACGACCACATGGACCTGCCGCGTGCCGGCGTGCTGCACACCGGCGTTCCGCACCATTACTGGGGCGCAGAAGCCGGTGAAACCGAGCTGGAATTCTCAAAACGGCGCGCCGACGAACTGGAAGCGCTCATTCTGCGCGAGGGCCCCGACACGATAGGCGCCTTCATTGCCGAACCGGTGCTTGGCACGGGCGGCATCACGCCGCCGCCGGAAGGCTACTGGCCGGCGATACAGGATGTTCTCAAAAAATACGATGTCCTGCTGATTGCCGATGAGGTGATTACCGGCTTCGGCCGTACAGGCTCCATGTTCGGCTCGCAACATTACGGCATCGAGCCGGACCTGATCACAGTCGCCAAGGGCCTGACTTCGGCCTATTTCCCGCTCTCCGGCGCCATCGTGGGGGAGAAAGTCTACGAGGTTATGGAGGAGGGCGCCGATCGCGTCGGAGCCTTCTCCCACGGCTACACCTATTCCGGCCACCCCATCGGTGCGGCTGCGGCAAATGCCGTGCTCGACATCGTCGAAAAGGAAGACCTGCCCGGCAATGCGCGGGCCGTCGGCAGCTATTTTCAGGAGCAGTTGAAGGCGAAGTTCGCGCAGCTTCCGATCGTCGGAGAGGTGCGCGGCGTGGGCTTGATGGGTGCTATCGAATTCGTGGCGGATCGTGAAAAGAAGACACGTTTTGCCCCCGGTCTTACTGTGGGGGCGCGCGTTTCGAAGGCGGCGCGCAATGGCGGCCTTATTGCGCGCGCCATGCCGCATGGCGATATTCTGGGCTTTGCGCCGCCGCTCGTCACAACGAAGGCGGAGGTGGATGAGATCATCGCTATCGCCGAAGCCGCCGTGCGCAGCGTCATGGACGATCTGGTGCGGGCCGGCGAAAAAATCTGA
- a CDS encoding betaine/proline/choline family ABC transporter ATP-binding protein (Members of the family are the ATP-binding subunit of ABC transporters for substrates such as betaine, L-proline or other amino acids, choline, carnitine, etc. The substrate specificity is best determined from the substrate-binding subunit, rather than this subunit, as it interacts with the permease subunit and not with substrate directly.), whose amino-acid sequence MVTSISIRNVYKIFGHNSRAALELAKSGVSKQEILARSGCSLGLNNVSMDIPAGGIFVIMGLSGSGKSTLVRHLNRLIEPTAGEIVFAGNNILSLKARELRKFRTHKVSMVFQSFALAPHRTVLQNVIYGQRVRGTPRKKAEELGMQWIETVGLSGYENKYPHELSGGMKQRVGLARALTADTDVILMDEAFSALDPLIRADMQDQLLQLQQDLSKTIVFITHDLDEALYIGSQIAILKDGELVQQGTPNEILENPANEYVARFVQGRNRAHG is encoded by the coding sequence ATGGTCACCAGCATCAGCATTCGCAACGTTTACAAGATTTTCGGCCACAATAGCCGCGCCGCTCTCGAGCTGGCGAAGTCAGGCGTCAGCAAACAGGAAATCCTCGCGCGATCCGGTTGCAGCCTTGGGCTGAACAACGTCAGCATGGATATCCCGGCCGGTGGCATTTTCGTGATTATGGGATTGTCGGGTTCCGGCAAGTCCACGCTCGTGCGCCACTTGAACCGGTTGATCGAACCAACCGCCGGAGAGATTGTGTTCGCAGGCAACAACATCCTGTCACTGAAGGCGCGGGAGCTCAGAAAGTTCCGGACCCATAAGGTCAGCATGGTTTTTCAAAGCTTTGCGCTGGCGCCCCATCGCACGGTGCTTCAGAACGTGATTTACGGCCAGCGTGTCCGCGGCACACCCCGCAAGAAGGCCGAAGAGCTGGGAATGCAGTGGATCGAAACCGTTGGTCTTTCGGGCTATGAAAACAAATATCCTCACGAACTCTCGGGCGGCATGAAACAGCGTGTCGGACTGGCCCGCGCGCTGACCGCCGACACCGATGTCATTTTGATGGATGAGGCCTTCAGCGCCCTCGACCCGTTGATCCGGGCCGACATGCAGGATCAATTGCTGCAGCTCCAGCAGGACCTTTCAAAAACGATCGTGTTCATCACGCATGACCTCGACGAAGCCCTCTACATAGGGTCGCAGATTGCCATTCTGAAAGATGGAGAACTCGTTCAACAGGGCACTCCCAACGAGATCCTCGAAAACCCGGCGAATGAGTATGTCGCCCGCTTTGTACAGGGCAGGAACCGGGCACATGGCTGA
- a CDS encoding urocanate hydratase: MNNPRHNIRDVRAPKGIELNTKSWMTEAPLRMLMNNLDPDVAENPHELVVYGGIGRAARTWADFDRIVATLKDLNEDETLVVQSGKPVGVFRTHKDAPRVLIANSNLVPHWATWDHFNELDKKGLAMYGQMTAGSWIYIGTQGIVQGTYETFVEAGNQHYNGNLKGKWVLTGGLGGMGGAQPLAAVMAGASCLAVECNPDSIDFRLRTRYLDEKAETLDEAMDMIAGWTKKGEAKSVGLLGNCAEILPEMVRRGIRPDMVTDQTSAHDPINGYLPKGWTMGQWKEKRVSDPKSVEKAARASMRDHVEAMIAFQDMGIPTFDYGNNIRQVAKDEGLENAFAFPGFVPAYIRPLFCKGIGPFRWAALSGDPEDIYKTDAKVKELLPDNKHLHNWLDMARERIAFQGVPARICWVGLGDRHRLGLAFNEMVRNGELKAPIVIGRDHLDSGSVASPNRETEAMQDGSDAVSDWPLLNALLNTASGATWVSLHHGGGVGMGFSQHSGVVICADGSDDAARRLERVLFNDPATGVMRHADAGYEIALDCAKQQGLRLPGILGN; encoded by the coding sequence ATGAACAATCCGCGCCACAACATCCGCGACGTCCGCGCGCCAAAGGGTATTGAGCTCAACACCAAGAGCTGGATGACCGAAGCGCCGCTGCGCATGCTGATGAACAATCTCGATCCTGACGTGGCCGAGAACCCGCATGAGCTGGTCGTCTATGGCGGCATCGGCCGTGCTGCCCGCACCTGGGCCGATTTCGACCGCATCGTCGCGACGCTGAAAGATTTGAACGAGGATGAAACGCTCGTCGTGCAGTCGGGCAAGCCGGTCGGTGTTTTCCGCACCCACAAGGATGCGCCGCGTGTCCTGATCGCCAATTCCAACCTGGTGCCGCACTGGGCGACCTGGGACCATTTCAACGAACTGGATAAGAAGGGTCTCGCCATGTACGGCCAGATGACCGCCGGCTCATGGATCTATATCGGCACCCAGGGCATCGTGCAGGGCACCTATGAGACCTTCGTCGAAGCCGGCAATCAGCATTACAACGGCAACCTCAAGGGCAAGTGGGTCCTGACCGGCGGCCTCGGCGGCATGGGCGGCGCCCAGCCGCTGGCAGCCGTCATGGCCGGCGCATCCTGCCTTGCCGTCGAGTGCAACCCGGATTCGATCGATTTCCGCCTGCGCACCCGCTATCTCGACGAGAAGGCCGAAACGCTGGACGAAGCCATGGACATGATCGCCGGCTGGACGAAAAAGGGCGAAGCCAAGTCCGTCGGCCTGCTTGGCAACTGCGCCGAAATCCTGCCGGAAATGGTCCGCCGCGGCATCCGCCCCGACATGGTCACGGACCAGACCTCGGCCCACGACCCGATCAACGGCTATCTTCCAAAGGGCTGGACCATGGGCCAGTGGAAGGAAAAGCGGGTCAGCGATCCGAAGTCGGTGGAAAAGGCCGCCCGCGCCTCCATGCGCGACCACGTCGAAGCGATGATCGCCTTCCAGGACATGGGCATCCCGACCTTCGACTACGGCAACAACATCCGTCAGGTCGCCAAGGATGAGGGTCTTGAAAACGCCTTCGCTTTCCCCGGCTTCGTGCCGGCCTATATCCGCCCGCTGTTCTGCAAGGGCATCGGCCCGTTCCGCTGGGCGGCTCTTTCGGGCGATCCGGAAGACATCTACAAGACCGACGCCAAGGTGAAGGAGTTGCTGCCGGATAACAAGCACCTGCATAACTGGCTGGACATGGCGCGCGAGCGCATCGCTTTCCAGGGTGTCCCGGCCCGCATCTGCTGGGTCGGGCTTGGCGACCGTCACCGCCTCGGGCTTGCCTTCAATGAAATGGTCAGGAACGGCGAGCTGAAGGCTCCGATCGTCATTGGCCGCGATCATCTCGACAGCGGCTCGGTCGCCTCGCCGAACCGGGAAACAGAGGCGATGCAGGACGGCTCGGATGCCGTGTCCGACTGGCCGCTGCTCAACGCATTGCTTAATACGGCATCGGGTGCGACCTGGGTATCGCTGCATCACGGCGGCGGCGTCGGCATGGGCTTTTCCCAGCATTCGGGCGTCGTCATCTGCGCCGACGGATCGGACGATGCGGCCAGGCGGCTTGAACGCGTGCTCTTTAACGACCCGGCAACCGGCGTCATGCGGCATGCCGATGCCGGTTACGAGATCGCCCTCGATTGCGCAAAGCAACAGGGCCTGCGCCTGCCTGGAATTCTCGGGAACTAA
- a CDS encoding PLP-dependent aminotransferase family protein — protein MRRQANPLSSDPVSATKPVAWRPTLAKQKGETKHSALTERIIADIDAGVLKPMDRMPTHRDLARELGLSVQTVSLSYKEAERLGYLSGEIGRGTFVKTRVTDRAGRMMLDHSPTEVLDLSIIRGVYLDDHENASRAILRELADGDNSGFMRPCRPVAGLDSHRETARIWLGMMGVTAGAERILVTNGAAHGIFLALSCIIRSNDVVLCENLTDHGIIGLSNILGFSLKGLPTDEEGILPDALEAACAAGGVRAIVLIPTLNNPTGHVSGAERRRAIAAIAERYGVFVIEDEVYRPIIEDDLPSITEMLPDLGFFVTSFTKTVLTGLRVGYLVVPPAYSIRAASILRVSSWSGTYLTAEIATRWVENGTARRLLDVQRAEVRARQRIAADILGDHIASTHPLSFCAWLKVPPRWTEDGLVRALTNQNVAVTPSEPFIAGPGHGGGIRICLGGRLNHPSLIKALTTVRQAFEQLPPVYDIGSIG, from the coding sequence ATGCGTCGTCAAGCCAATCCGCTCAGCTCAGATCCGGTTTCCGCAACCAAACCGGTGGCATGGCGGCCGACCCTGGCCAAGCAGAAAGGCGAAACGAAACATTCCGCCCTGACGGAACGCATCATTGCCGATATCGACGCCGGCGTCCTGAAGCCGATGGACCGCATGCCGACCCACCGCGATCTCGCCCGCGAACTCGGCCTTTCGGTCCAGACCGTCAGCCTCTCCTACAAGGAGGCCGAGCGGCTGGGTTATCTCAGCGGCGAAATCGGCCGCGGCACCTTCGTGAAGACGCGTGTGACGGACCGGGCGGGACGCATGATGCTCGATCACAGCCCGACCGAGGTGCTAGATCTCTCGATTATCCGCGGCGTCTATCTCGACGACCATGAAAACGCCTCGCGCGCCATCCTTCGCGAATTGGCCGATGGCGACAATTCGGGCTTCATGCGCCCTTGCCGGCCGGTCGCGGGCCTCGACAGCCATCGCGAAACCGCCCGGATCTGGCTTGGTATGATGGGCGTGACCGCCGGCGCGGAGCGTATTCTCGTCACCAATGGTGCTGCGCACGGCATTTTTCTCGCCCTGAGCTGTATTATCCGCTCGAACGACGTGGTTCTCTGCGAAAACCTCACCGACCACGGCATTATCGGCCTGTCGAACATTCTGGGCTTCAGCCTCAAGGGCCTGCCAACCGACGAAGAGGGCATTCTGCCGGACGCGCTGGAGGCCGCCTGTGCAGCCGGTGGCGTGAGGGCAATCGTGCTCATTCCCACCCTCAACAATCCGACCGGGCATGTTTCGGGTGCGGAGCGCAGGCGGGCGATTGCCGCGATTGCTGAACGGTACGGCGTCTTTGTCATTGAGGACGAAGTCTATCGCCCGATCATTGAGGATGATCTGCCATCCATCACCGAAATGCTGCCCGATCTGGGCTTTTTCGTCACCAGCTTTACCAAGACAGTCCTGACCGGGCTGCGCGTCGGTTATCTCGTCGTGCCGCCCGCCTACTCCATCCGTGCCGCTTCTATCCTGCGTGTATCGAGCTGGAGCGGAACCTATCTCACGGCCGAAATCGCCACGCGCTGGGTCGAAAACGGCACCGCAAGACGGCTGCTGGATGTCCAGCGCGCCGAAGTGCGTGCGCGGCAAAGAATTGCCGCGGACATATTGGGCGACCATATCGCCTCGACCCACCCCCTCTCCTTCTGCGCCTGGCTGAAGGTTCCACCGCGCTGGACGGAAGACGGCCTGGTGCGTGCGCTCACAAACCAGAACGTCGCGGTCACGCCGTCGGAACCATTCATTGCCGGTCCCGGCCATGGCGGCGGCATCCGCATATGTCTCGGCGGTCGCCTCAATCACCCAAGCCTCATCAAAGCCTTGACCACCGTGCGGCAGGCCTTCGAGCAGCTGCCGCCGGTCTACGATATCGGTTCAATCGGCTAA
- a CDS encoding curlin, which yields MIRKSFIASALVALVGIAAAAPAMANDVRIEQYGWSNSAGGAQEGYGNRIRTYQNGGYNRIVGHQYGRQNLSAVGQEGHDNYGSTYQNGSRNVAGIGQFGSNHTTILTQDGNGNIAAGVQVGRGCSANVSQGGNDNVAAFVQACP from the coding sequence ATGATCCGGAAGTCTTTCATTGCAAGTGCACTCGTTGCTCTCGTTGGCATCGCTGCCGCGGCACCCGCCATGGCCAATGATGTGCGCATCGAACAATATGGCTGGTCCAACTCTGCCGGTGGCGCGCAGGAAGGTTATGGCAACCGGATCCGCACCTACCAGAATGGCGGTTACAACCGGATTGTCGGCCATCAATATGGTCGGCAAAACCTTTCGGCCGTCGGTCAGGAGGGGCATGACAATTACGGCTCCACCTATCAGAACGGCAGCCGCAACGTGGCCGGCATCGGGCAATTCGGCTCCAACCACACCACCATCCTCACCCAGGACGGCAACGGCAATATCGCCGCCGGTGTTCAGGTGGGCCGTGGCTGCAGCGCCAATGTGAGCCAGGGCGGCAACGACAATGTCGCTGCCTTCGTGCAGGCCTGCCCTTAA
- a CDS encoding proline/glycine betaine ABC transporter permease, translating to MFPEQFRFSIRQPVNSFVTMLVTDYGQGFRAFSNAILHFLLTIENVLRGTPWWIIIACFMVLAWFGTRHLVVTVLVGVMLFLVGVLGLWDQTMQTLALMLMATLISIFIGIPIGILTAKSVWARRVTLPVLDVMQTMPSFVYLIPALMLFGLGKVPAVLATIIYAIPPLIRLTDLGIRQVDKEVTEAAVAFGGSPTQILFGTELPLAMPTIMAGLNQTIMMALSMVVVASMIGARGLGETVLNGIQTLNVGMGLEAGLGIVILAIVLDRITQGFGKSRGEQ from the coding sequence TTGTTTCCCGAGCAATTTCGTTTTTCGATCCGTCAACCAGTCAACTCATTTGTGACCATGCTGGTTACAGACTACGGACAAGGTTTTCGCGCGTTTTCCAACGCCATACTACATTTTCTTCTGACCATCGAAAATGTCCTGCGCGGGACGCCATGGTGGATCATCATTGCCTGCTTCATGGTTCTCGCCTGGTTCGGCACCAGACATCTGGTCGTTACCGTCCTGGTCGGCGTCATGTTGTTTCTCGTCGGCGTGCTGGGGCTTTGGGATCAGACCATGCAAACCCTCGCACTCATGTTAATGGCGACGCTGATCTCCATTTTCATAGGCATCCCGATAGGCATACTGACGGCAAAATCCGTCTGGGCAAGGCGCGTTACATTGCCGGTTCTCGACGTCATGCAGACGATGCCGAGTTTCGTGTATCTGATACCGGCCTTGATGCTGTTTGGCCTTGGTAAGGTTCCAGCCGTGCTGGCGACGATCATTTACGCCATACCGCCGCTGATCAGATTGACGGATCTTGGAATTCGCCAAGTCGACAAGGAGGTGACCGAAGCTGCGGTGGCTTTCGGCGGCAGCCCTACCCAGATTCTTTTCGGAACCGAACTCCCGCTTGCCATGCCAACAATCATGGCGGGCCTTAATCAGACGATCATGATGGCTTTGTCCATGGTGGTGGTTGCTTCAATGATCGGTGCCCGCGGCCTTGGCGAAACCGTTCTGAACGGGATTCAGACCCTGAATGTCGGCATGGGCCTTGAAGCTGGATTGGGCATCGTCATCCTTGCGATCGTTCTGGATCGCATCACACAAGGTTTCGGGAAGAGCCGGGGAGAGCAGTGA
- a CDS encoding curlin, with amino-acid sequence MTRNILKLVTITLLVGSLAPIGLSTPAHAGGRISFDLAPGNTADGDLLSTGLRAYSLYRGLKDADIRQLGRGNAAGIAQNGGGNLGFIRQRGNGHAATLQQNGNNNAYGIFQYGRNTQTNVVQDGDNGSGLTFSYGW; translated from the coding sequence ATGACCCGCAACATATTGAAACTTGTTACCATTACTTTGCTTGTCGGTAGCCTCGCGCCAATCGGGCTTTCAACACCCGCTCATGCCGGCGGCCGGATTTCATTCGACCTCGCGCCAGGCAATACAGCGGATGGTGATCTTCTCTCGACCGGGCTGCGCGCCTATTCGCTTTACCGTGGCCTGAAGGATGCCGATATCCGGCAGCTTGGCCGTGGCAACGCCGCCGGCATCGCCCAGAACGGCGGCGGCAATCTCGGTTTCATCCGGCAACGGGGCAACGGCCATGCCGCAACATTGCAGCAGAATGGCAACAACAATGCCTATGGCATTTTCCAGTATGGCCGCAACACGCAAACCAATGTGGTGCAGGATGGCGACAATGGCAGCGGCCTGACCTTCAGCTACGGCTGGTAA